From a single Hyalangium minutum genomic region:
- a CDS encoding fused MFS/spermidine synthase, protein MNARALKIAPFLFGSGLCALIYQTAWQRELRLIFGASTAASAAVLAIFMAGLGLGGALLGSRADKHRRPLELYGNLEALIAVSAALTPALVWLARTVYVALGGTVSLGLVGGSIVRLVLSALLLAVPTVLMGGTLPAAARAAETPDDVRRRALAVLYGVNTLGAVAGAALSTFFLFEVFGTQQTLWLACLVNGLVAVAARVASRSLPEQSVPAAAPVVAPETASGAEPAAASVAKAQVGVAPPRFVLGAAAAVGFAFLLMELVWYRMLSPLLGGSTFTFGLILIVALLGIGLGGAAYAAWGQDRPATLRGFALTCLAEALFMALPYALGDRMAVLAMMLRPLEGFGFLGLVSSWAVVASLVIFPAAFISGVQFPLLLALLGRGRENVGREVGLTYAWNTVGAIIGSLAGGFGLMPLLTAPGTWKLAVALLLVLGGGAFVLSLTREKQAGRLWLPAAVGALAAVMLMQEGPTAGWRHNPIGAGRARLERPTLNTLRTFLETPRREMKWEYEGLESSVGVRLVDGPSFYVNGKSDGNSIGDASTQVMSGLVGMLLHPQPKQALVIGLGTGSTAGWMGSAPDMERVDVVEIEPAILKFAEQCSPVNQNVLSNPKVHTFIGDAREVLLASQKQYDIIFSEPSNPYRAGISSLFTQDFYQAARQRLAPGGIFIQWLQAYEIDATTMRSAYATLASVFPAVETWQTNSADLLLIATEAPISYDADRMRARLTQEPFRKAALVAWQTDELEGVMAHYLGNDALTRNLAEGQEALISTDDRSFMEFAIARTVGRREFLSLRVMLRAGASSLQANRPTVSRGSVDWERVEQQRMLAAASSQNLLLTPPLKFTRSVQERREFLELLSRGDAAGAVRRWREAGWQPKGLLELTMVSRALAQTADEAAMPFLEQLRTLAPMEADVLLGELRLRQGRWTEAFNALDQAYDALRREPWGQRTVTSLLMQATQELAQKEPSLGRRLYARFEQPFAAYALETQRHKVRLALAKVLDWHGLCQAALEPYAQHPLWQEQFLAERYECYETTKSPLREQALASLTEFLADEPPPLFQQLGSGAGGPEAAPADASPSVSEDDLR, encoded by the coding sequence ATGAATGCCCGTGCCCTGAAGATCGCCCCGTTCCTGTTCGGTTCGGGGCTGTGCGCATTGATCTACCAGACCGCGTGGCAGCGAGAGCTCCGGCTCATCTTCGGCGCCTCCACCGCGGCCTCGGCGGCGGTGCTCGCCATCTTCATGGCCGGCCTCGGCTTGGGCGGAGCGCTGCTGGGCTCTCGCGCCGACAAGCACCGCCGTCCCCTGGAGCTCTACGGCAACCTGGAGGCCCTCATCGCCGTGAGCGCGGCGCTGACCCCGGCCCTGGTGTGGCTGGCCCGCACGGTCTATGTGGCGCTCGGCGGCACCGTGTCGCTGGGGCTGGTGGGTGGCAGCATCGTGCGGCTGGTGCTCTCCGCGCTGCTGCTCGCCGTGCCTACGGTCCTGATGGGGGGCACCTTGCCCGCGGCAGCCCGCGCGGCGGAGACCCCCGATGACGTGCGGCGGCGCGCCCTGGCTGTGCTCTATGGCGTGAACACCCTGGGCGCCGTGGCTGGCGCCGCCCTGTCCACCTTCTTCCTCTTCGAAGTCTTCGGCACCCAGCAGACGCTGTGGCTGGCGTGTCTCGTCAACGGGCTGGTGGCCGTGGCCGCCCGCGTGGCCTCGCGCTCGCTGCCGGAGCAGAGTGTCCCCGCCGCCGCCCCCGTGGTGGCGCCCGAGACCGCTTCCGGAGCCGAGCCCGCAGCGGCCTCCGTGGCCAAGGCCCAGGTGGGGGTGGCGCCGCCCCGGTTCGTGCTGGGCGCCGCGGCGGCGGTGGGCTTCGCCTTCCTGCTGATGGAGCTCGTCTGGTACCGGATGCTGAGCCCGCTGCTGGGTGGCTCCACCTTCACCTTCGGCCTCATCCTCATCGTCGCGCTGCTGGGCATCGGCCTGGGCGGCGCGGCCTACGCGGCGTGGGGACAGGACCGGCCCGCGACGCTGCGCGGCTTCGCGCTCACGTGTCTGGCCGAGGCGCTCTTCATGGCGCTGCCTTATGCGCTGGGAGACCGCATGGCGGTGCTCGCGATGATGCTCCGGCCGCTCGAGGGATTCGGCTTCCTGGGGCTCGTGTCGAGCTGGGCCGTGGTGGCCTCGCTCGTCATCTTCCCGGCGGCCTTCATCTCCGGCGTGCAGTTCCCTCTGCTCCTGGCACTGCTGGGCCGCGGCCGGGAGAATGTGGGCCGCGAGGTGGGCCTCACGTACGCGTGGAACACGGTGGGCGCCATCATCGGCTCGCTGGCCGGTGGCTTCGGGCTGATGCCGCTGCTGACGGCGCCCGGAACGTGGAAGCTCGCGGTGGCGCTGCTGCTGGTGCTGGGGGGCGGCGCCTTCGTGCTCTCGCTGACGCGGGAGAAGCAGGCCGGCCGGCTCTGGCTGCCCGCCGCTGTGGGCGCTCTGGCAGCCGTCATGCTGATGCAGGAGGGCCCCACCGCGGGCTGGCGCCACAACCCCATCGGCGCGGGCCGGGCCCGGCTGGAGCGGCCCACCCTCAATACGCTGCGCACCTTCCTGGAGACGCCTCGCCGGGAGATGAAGTGGGAGTACGAGGGCCTCGAGAGCAGCGTGGGCGTCCGTCTCGTGGATGGGCCCTCGTTCTATGTGAACGGCAAGTCGGACGGAAACAGCATCGGCGATGCCTCCACCCAGGTCATGAGCGGCCTGGTGGGCATGCTGCTGCACCCGCAGCCGAAGCAGGCGCTCGTCATCGGCCTGGGCACCGGCAGCACCGCCGGGTGGATGGGCTCGGCTCCGGACATGGAGCGCGTGGACGTGGTGGAGATCGAGCCCGCCATCCTCAAGTTCGCCGAGCAGTGCTCTCCGGTGAACCAGAACGTCCTCTCCAACCCCAAGGTGCACACCTTCATCGGAGATGCGCGCGAGGTGCTGCTCGCCTCGCAGAAGCAGTACGACATCATCTTCTCCGAGCCCTCCAACCCCTACCGCGCCGGCATCTCCAGCCTCTTCACCCAGGACTTCTATCAAGCGGCGCGGCAGCGGCTGGCCCCCGGCGGCATCTTCATCCAGTGGCTCCAGGCGTATGAGATTGACGCCACGACGATGCGCAGCGCCTACGCCACGCTGGCCTCGGTGTTCCCGGCGGTGGAGACGTGGCAGACGAACAGCGCGGACCTGCTGCTCATCGCCACCGAGGCGCCGATCTCCTACGACGCGGACCGGATGCGGGCCCGGTTGACCCAGGAGCCCTTCCGCAAGGCCGCGCTCGTGGCGTGGCAGACGGACGAGCTGGAGGGCGTGATGGCCCACTACCTGGGCAACGACGCGCTCACCCGGAACCTGGCCGAGGGCCAGGAGGCGCTCATCAGCACGGACGATCGCTCCTTCATGGAGTTCGCCATCGCCCGGACGGTGGGCCGCCGGGAGTTCCTGTCGCTGCGGGTAATGCTGCGCGCGGGCGCCTCGTCCCTGCAGGCGAACCGGCCCACGGTGAGCCGCGGCTCGGTGGACTGGGAGCGCGTGGAGCAGCAGCGCATGCTTGCGGCGGCCTCCTCCCAGAACCTGCTGCTGACGCCGCCGCTGAAGTTCACCCGCTCCGTGCAGGAGCGCCGCGAGTTCCTGGAGCTGCTCTCCCGGGGTGACGCGGCGGGCGCTGTGCGCAGGTGGCGCGAGGCCGGGTGGCAGCCCAAGGGCCTGCTGGAGCTGACGATGGTGAGCCGCGCGCTGGCGCAGACGGCCGACGAAGCCGCGATGCCCTTCCTGGAGCAGCTGCGGACGCTGGCGCCCATGGAGGCGGATGTGCTGCTCGGCGAGCTGCGGCTGCGCCAGGGCCGGTGGACGGAGGCCTTCAACGCGCTGGATCAGGCCTACGACGCGCTCCGCCGCGAGCCCTGGGGCCAGCGCACGGTGACGAGCCTGCTGATGCAGGCCACGCAGGAGCTGGCGCAGAAGGAGCCCTCGCTGGGCCGCCGCCTGTATGCCCGCTTCGAGCAGCCCTTCGCCGCCTACGCCCTGGAGACGCAGCGCCACAAGGTGCGGCTTGCCCTGGCCAAGGTGCTGGACTGGCACGGGCTGTGTCAGGCGGCGCTCGAGCCCTACGCGCAGCACCCGCTGTGGCAGGAGCAGTTCCTCGCCGAGCGCTACGAGTGCTACGAGACCACCAAGAGCCCCCTGCGCGAGCAGGCCTTGGCCTCGCTCACCGAGTTCCTCGCGGACGAGCCTCCGCCGCTCTTCCAGCAGCTTGGCTCGGGCGCAGGTGGCCCGGAGGCCGCCCCCGCGGACGCCTCCCCGTCTGTCTCCGAAGACGACCTGCGCTGA
- the sugE gene encoding quaternary ammonium compound efflux SMR transporter SugE — protein MSWVLLVVAGLLEVCWAIGLKYTDGFSKLLPSLFTVTALIASIGLLALAARSLPIGTAYAVWVGIGALGAAILGIVLFREPVTGSRLFFLALLFISIVGLKLTSGDGR, from the coding sequence ATGTCGTGGGTTCTCCTGGTCGTCGCCGGGTTGCTGGAGGTCTGCTGGGCCATCGGCCTCAAGTACACCGATGGTTTCTCCAAGCTCCTCCCCAGTCTCTTCACCGTCACCGCCCTCATCGCCAGCATCGGCTTGCTTGCGCTCGCAGCCCGAAGCCTGCCCATCGGCACCGCCTACGCTGTATGGGTGGGAATCGGGGCCTTGGGCGCGGCCATTCTTGGCATCGTGCTCTTCCGCGAGCCGGTCACCGGGTCGCGCCTCTTCTTCCTCGCGCTGCTCTTCATCTCCATCGTTGGACTGAAGCTCACCAGCGGTGACGGACGCTGA
- a CDS encoding ribonuclease T2 family protein: MRRIVPSLVLVSLWSACVRTTPAPSEASQPKNPAASSVRAAPDKVAEEFNLRPLASGITPNGANAAGSPNGGPGTAVPFGFYLLALSWAPNFCCGHPDKEECQGLSGSFGATHLTIHGLWPSYTDAEAQQAGSQYAWPQYCAPYGSCTSKNPPSGCFPDPSTIPEAMKIYGPGYVSDNDFLADHEWPKHGSCTGLDSGTYFSSAITELKALPGDQGTPALLAQNVGGTVSATELRAAFGSPESVVLSCDSNCNLTQVGICLKNTGLGSVPSQVRTACPNNTTQSAYDNGCFVNHCQNVTIQAAGQCSSGGSSSSGTGGKCSSPNQGPSCTEDSACVSQGYLRCAKSGCCTTVPL; the protein is encoded by the coding sequence ATGCGGCGCATCGTCCCAAGTCTTGTCCTGGTCAGCCTGTGGTCCGCCTGCGTCCGTACGACGCCCGCGCCCTCCGAGGCCTCACAGCCGAAGAATCCGGCCGCCTCGTCCGTCCGCGCGGCTCCTGACAAGGTGGCCGAGGAGTTCAACCTGCGTCCCCTTGCGTCCGGAATCACGCCCAACGGGGCGAACGCCGCGGGCAGCCCCAACGGCGGCCCCGGCACGGCGGTCCCCTTTGGGTTCTATCTGCTGGCACTTTCCTGGGCTCCCAACTTCTGCTGTGGCCACCCGGACAAGGAGGAGTGCCAGGGTTTGAGTGGCAGTTTTGGAGCCACCCATCTGACGATCCACGGCCTCTGGCCGAGCTACACGGATGCGGAAGCCCAGCAGGCAGGGTCCCAATACGCCTGGCCCCAGTACTGCGCCCCCTACGGCTCCTGCACCTCGAAGAACCCTCCGTCCGGCTGCTTCCCGGATCCCTCCACCATTCCAGAGGCCATGAAAATCTATGGTCCCGGCTACGTGTCCGATAACGACTTCCTGGCGGACCATGAGTGGCCCAAGCACGGGAGCTGCACGGGCCTGGACTCCGGCACCTACTTCTCCTCGGCCATCACCGAGCTGAAGGCCCTGCCCGGTGACCAGGGGACCCCGGCGCTGCTGGCGCAAAACGTGGGCGGCACGGTGTCAGCCACGGAGCTGCGGGCTGCCTTTGGCTCCCCCGAGTCCGTCGTGCTCAGTTGCGACTCGAACTGCAACCTCACGCAGGTGGGCATCTGCCTGAAGAACACGGGCCTCGGTTCGGTCCCATCCCAAGTCCGGACCGCCTGCCCGAACAACACGACGCAGTCCGCTTACGACAACGGCTGTTTCGTTAATCATTGCCAGAACGTGACGATCCAGGCTGCGGGCCAGTGCTCCTCCGGCGGCTCCAGTTCCAGTGGGACGGGCGGCAAGTGCAGCAGCCCGAACCAGGGACCCTCATGTACTGAAGACTCGGCCTGTGTCTCCCAGGGCTACCTGCGTTGCGCGAAGTCAGGCTGCTGCACCACGGTTCCCCTCTAA
- a CDS encoding molybdopterin cofactor-binding domain-containing protein: MAKQVSFFLNGRPVTIEDPSPELLLIDYLRSPEVALAGPKKPCGQGGCGGCTVILSNWNEKERHAEHRAINSCLRPVLALEGLVVTTVEGTGAARRPNPRNLSHSALYSRGGALPELQTLPQPAVVEAQQAANKKRLEVIARVNKAQPQTLTAELRQEVPIHPTEFSHEGMNPVAHRLAMNNGTQCGYCTVGFVMNMSEFITNHPKATKREIEEIFDGNLCRCTGYRSILTGMKTFASDWTKEDAENRMECLPDDYAAHQVPAPRVVIPFPPAAQVAASGVSLDDGARVWRTPTSLVELARLMRQFQGKKVRLVHSNTAYGIYKEEYLEADIYLDIRSIPELNAEPKETEGGLRVGAGMNYSEFIRVLERTMLSVGEAQARKHEETDYPETTRLGATRFMARRTAGRIVRNAASLGGNTMLVLKHMAEGTGEPFPSDVFTVLAAIDAQIEYLDTQEGEAAQPRRATALELVEQVIANPKLADSIVLLAYHVPFGKENEVVLAQKVALRDVNAHSILNGASRLQLSKSLEVEEAVVVFGGIAPYPWRARKTEQALKGKTLSLAAVPALAKSLADEVGVELTRWSLRMQGLPSEGFTNEYRMQLATAFLYKAVVKTLLERGGEVPHALQSAGEIKWGNWGVSDGTQDYKPQPYKAPVAQPYIKDTAMQQASGQLHYTHELPVPPRTLNASFVLSRRALATFHFIIPGSDEAASAGDLRKHLSSRYGGFVDLITAEVFKDGGINNQGMGADQPLFAAGEVNYVGQSIALVLARTEQEAERIAGYVTERCIGYAPVKPESRLQLRSLKQSPTWWSEPVLTLDDAIRLGSVYPDYPTQSPSVSHIWKVTRNGSRFDWVTPKDTPEQRIDRTIVNRTGTLDGISCQIVESTQTCGGQAHFYMETQAAIAEPLDNHRMLIRPSSQSPSSMHQTTAMALGASYNSIEVQVPPVGGGFGGKTEQARFVAGAAAIAAQATKRPVRLVLSREQDTAMIGKRHAYFAQYQIAIDRGEVNPKDKGLIRGLLNKMWGDGGAFYDCSFVVSNCIQTRSDNAYRIANFESQIDVCRTNTAPSTAFRSFGDVQGKLMLENAVDDAAFSIGMLPEDVREKNLYERGDVTPFGQPLSYCYMRQVWAYLKQKSHYEAKRQQVDAFNAANRWRKQGLAMMPVKYGSGYNLAMLEQAAAVVSVYHGDGTIIIHQGGVEMGQGLLTQVRQIASYVLNVPMDKIQVEAARTAVVPNPTGTGASTGTAYNGEAVKRTCQDLASRLMAFGYELLKEQGNDWCHSRNIDFWNYGEAGWSTEVDNNGTKKLIWQNLVAMAYQYRVGLTATFTAPIPGGETPMPALTYKPLELQPELPGYKASSTGKPGGYDSFPGFTYSAACSVVEVDILTGEVKVLSADIVYDMGWSLNPAIDVGQVEGAFVQGLGYVLSEKLAFEPSGPEAGRLNSVNTWRYKPPAVTSIPLELNVSLFPRDSVDVPASPTEGIFSSKEIGEPPLVLATSVFLAVKAAIRASRLERKLDGLFRFDAPATVQEVRRACEVSENDLKV, from the coding sequence ATGGCCAAGCAAGTGTCGTTTTTCCTCAATGGCAGGCCCGTCACCATCGAGGACCCGTCACCGGAGCTGCTGCTGATTGATTATCTGCGCTCTCCCGAGGTCGCGCTGGCGGGCCCGAAGAAGCCCTGCGGACAGGGCGGATGCGGTGGCTGTACCGTCATCCTCTCGAATTGGAACGAGAAGGAGCGCCACGCCGAGCATCGCGCCATCAACTCCTGCCTGCGCCCGGTGCTGGCGCTGGAAGGCCTGGTGGTGACGACGGTGGAGGGCACGGGCGCCGCGCGGCGGCCGAACCCCAGGAACCTGTCCCACTCCGCCCTCTACTCCCGCGGGGGCGCGCTGCCAGAGCTGCAGACCCTACCCCAGCCGGCGGTGGTGGAAGCTCAGCAGGCGGCCAACAAAAAGCGCCTGGAGGTGATCGCCCGCGTCAACAAGGCCCAGCCCCAGACCCTGACCGCGGAGCTTCGGCAGGAGGTGCCGATCCACCCCACGGAGTTCTCGCACGAGGGCATGAACCCGGTGGCCCACCGGCTGGCGATGAACAACGGCACGCAGTGCGGCTACTGCACCGTGGGCTTCGTGATGAACATGTCGGAGTTCATCACCAACCACCCCAAGGCCACCAAGCGCGAGATCGAGGAGATCTTCGACGGCAATCTGTGCCGCTGCACGGGCTACCGCTCCATCCTCACCGGGATGAAGACCTTCGCCTCCGACTGGACGAAGGAGGACGCAGAGAACCGGATGGAGTGCCTGCCGGATGACTACGCCGCGCACCAGGTCCCCGCCCCACGCGTCGTGATTCCGTTCCCGCCCGCGGCGCAGGTGGCTGCCAGCGGCGTGTCACTGGACGACGGCGCGCGCGTGTGGCGCACCCCCACCAGCCTGGTGGAGCTGGCCCGCCTCATGCGCCAGTTCCAGGGAAAGAAGGTGCGCCTGGTCCACTCCAACACCGCCTACGGCATCTACAAAGAAGAGTACCTGGAGGCGGATATCTACCTGGACATCCGGTCCATCCCGGAGCTGAACGCGGAGCCCAAGGAGACGGAGGGCGGGCTGCGCGTCGGGGCTGGAATGAACTACAGCGAGTTCATCCGGGTGCTGGAGCGCACGATGCTCTCCGTGGGCGAGGCCCAGGCCCGGAAGCACGAGGAGACGGACTACCCGGAGACGACGCGGCTGGGGGCCACGCGCTTCATGGCGCGTCGGACCGCCGGGCGGATCGTCCGCAACGCGGCGTCGCTGGGCGGCAACACGATGCTGGTGCTCAAGCACATGGCCGAGGGCACCGGCGAGCCGTTCCCGTCGGATGTGTTCACGGTGCTGGCCGCCATCGACGCGCAGATCGAGTACCTGGACACGCAGGAAGGCGAGGCAGCCCAGCCGCGGCGCGCCACGGCCCTGGAGCTGGTGGAGCAGGTCATCGCCAACCCCAAGCTGGCGGACAGCATCGTGCTGCTGGCCTACCACGTGCCGTTCGGCAAGGAGAACGAAGTCGTCCTGGCGCAGAAGGTGGCGCTGCGAGACGTGAATGCGCACAGCATCCTCAACGGGGCCAGCCGGCTGCAGCTGTCGAAGTCGCTGGAAGTAGAAGAGGCGGTGGTGGTGTTCGGAGGCATTGCTCCCTACCCGTGGCGCGCCCGGAAGACGGAGCAAGCGCTGAAGGGCAAGACACTGTCATTGGCGGCCGTCCCAGCGCTGGCCAAGAGCTTGGCCGACGAGGTGGGCGTGGAGCTGACGCGCTGGTCCCTGCGCATGCAGGGGCTGCCGTCGGAGGGCTTCACGAATGAGTACCGGATGCAGCTGGCCACGGCGTTCCTCTACAAGGCCGTGGTGAAGACGCTGCTGGAGCGGGGCGGCGAGGTCCCTCATGCGCTCCAATCGGCGGGGGAGATCAAATGGGGCAATTGGGGAGTCAGCGACGGCACGCAGGATTACAAGCCCCAGCCCTACAAGGCGCCCGTCGCGCAGCCCTACATCAAGGACACGGCGATGCAGCAGGCCTCCGGGCAGTTGCACTACACCCATGAGCTGCCGGTCCCTCCGAGGACCCTCAACGCCTCCTTCGTCCTGAGCCGGCGGGCTCTGGCCACCTTCCACTTCATCATCCCTGGCAGTGACGAGGCTGCCAGCGCGGGCGATCTGCGCAAGCACCTCTCGAGCCGCTACGGTGGCTTCGTCGATCTCATCACCGCCGAGGTCTTCAAGGACGGTGGGATCAACAATCAGGGCATGGGGGCCGACCAGCCGCTCTTCGCCGCTGGCGAGGTGAATTATGTGGGCCAGTCCATCGCGCTGGTGTTGGCGAGAACGGAGCAGGAGGCCGAGCGCATCGCCGGGTACGTCACCGAGCGCTGCATCGGCTACGCTCCGGTCAAGCCCGAGTCGAGGCTGCAGCTTCGCTCGCTGAAGCAGTCCCCGACTTGGTGGTCGGAGCCGGTGTTGACCCTCGATGATGCCATCCGCCTGGGGAGCGTCTACCCGGACTACCCCACCCAGTCACCCTCCGTGTCACACATCTGGAAGGTGACGCGAAACGGGAGCCGGTTCGACTGGGTCACTCCCAAGGACACACCGGAGCAGCGGATCGACCGGACGATCGTCAACCGGACAGGGACGCTGGACGGCATCTCCTGCCAGATCGTCGAGAGCACGCAGACGTGCGGGGGCCAGGCGCACTTCTACATGGAGACGCAGGCAGCGATCGCCGAGCCCCTGGACAACCATCGCATGCTCATCCGGCCCTCCTCGCAGAGCCCCAGTTCCATGCACCAGACCACTGCCATGGCGCTGGGCGCGAGCTACAACAGCATCGAAGTGCAGGTCCCTCCGGTGGGCGGTGGCTTCGGCGGCAAGACGGAGCAGGCCCGCTTCGTGGCGGGGGCGGCGGCCATCGCCGCGCAGGCCACCAAGCGGCCGGTGCGCCTGGTCCTGTCTCGCGAGCAGGATACGGCGATGATTGGCAAGCGCCACGCCTACTTCGCCCAGTACCAGATCGCCATCGACCGGGGCGAGGTGAACCCGAAGGACAAGGGCCTCATCCGCGGGTTGCTCAACAAGATGTGGGGCGATGGCGGCGCTTTCTACGACTGCTCCTTCGTCGTCTCCAACTGCATCCAGACGCGCTCGGATAACGCCTACCGGATCGCCAACTTCGAGTCGCAGATCGACGTGTGCCGGACGAACACTGCGCCGAGCACCGCGTTCCGATCATTCGGAGACGTGCAGGGCAAGCTGATGCTGGAGAACGCGGTGGACGACGCGGCCTTCTCCATCGGCATGCTGCCGGAGGACGTGCGCGAGAAGAACCTCTACGAGCGAGGGGATGTAACGCCGTTCGGGCAGCCGCTGTCGTACTGCTACATGCGCCAGGTCTGGGCGTACCTGAAGCAGAAGAGCCATTACGAGGCGAAGCGCCAGCAAGTGGACGCGTTCAACGCGGCCAACCGCTGGCGCAAGCAGGGGCTGGCGATGATGCCCGTGAAGTACGGCTCGGGCTACAACCTGGCGATGCTGGAGCAGGCAGCCGCGGTCGTCTCGGTGTACCACGGCGACGGCACCATCATCATCCACCAGGGCGGCGTAGAGATGGGGCAAGGCCTGCTGACGCAGGTCCGTCAGATCGCCTCCTACGTGCTCAACGTGCCCATGGACAAGATCCAGGTCGAGGCGGCCAGGACGGCCGTCGTTCCCAATCCCACCGGCACCGGGGCGTCGACGGGAACGGCCTATAACGGCGAGGCGGTCAAGCGCACGTGCCAGGATCTGGCCTCGCGGCTGATGGCCTTCGGCTACGAGCTGCTGAAGGAGCAAGGCAACGATTGGTGCCACAGCCGGAACATCGACTTCTGGAACTACGGTGAGGCGGGCTGGAGCACCGAGGTGGACAACAACGGGACCAAGAAGCTCATCTGGCAGAACCTGGTGGCCATGGCCTACCAGTACCGCGTGGGCCTGACGGCCACCTTCACCGCGCCCATCCCGGGAGGCGAGACGCCCATGCCGGCGCTCACCTACAAGCCGCTCGAGCTGCAGCCGGAGCTCCCCGGCTACAAGGCGAGCTCGACGGGCAAGCCCGGCGGATACGACTCGTTCCCGGGCTTTACCTACTCGGCCGCGTGCTCGGTGGTGGAGGTGGACATCCTGACGGGCGAGGTGAAGGTGTTGAGCGCGGACATCGTCTACGACATGGGCTGGAGCCTGAACCCGGCCATTGACGTGGGCCAGGTGGAGGGCGCCTTCGTCCAGGGGCTCGGCTACGTGCTGTCCGAGAAGCTGGCCTTCGAGCCGAGTGGGCCGGAGGCCGGACGCCTCAACTCGGTGAACACCTGGCGCTACAAGCCACCGGCCGTGACCAGCATCCCGCTGGAGCTGAACGTGTCCCTGTTCCCGCGCGACTCAGTGGACGTGCCGGCGAGCCCCACCGAAGGCATCTTCTCCTCGAAGGAGATTGGCGAGCCGCCGCTGGTACTGGCCACCAGTGTGTTTCTGGCGGTGAAGGCGGCCATCCGCGCCTCGCGCCTGGAGCGCAAACTCGACGGCCTGTTCCGCTTCGACGCTCCGGCCACTGTGCAGGAGGTGCGCAGGGCCTGCGAGGTGAGTGAGAACGATCTCAAGGTGTAA
- a CDS encoding MFS transporter translates to MDGSGMTVESEVRVNSGAARRVATGAVLLALVVSAFEGTVVTSAMPVITRELGGQELYSWVFSAFLFASTVGVLVSGKLADRLGRKPVFLAGMGLFLAGSALCGLATSVPALIAFRVAQGLGAGALQPTTLTISSDLYTLRERAAIQGLFTGAWGAANALGPLIGGWLVMHTSWRWVFLVNLPVGLLAAGLLHLSYRDPPKRAQGPMGAWGPLLVGTCVALLLFALEPGSAVVVRGLCALGAVAVGVGLVRQQRVSASPVIPPELLRDRTVLSGIAGGLFAGALLYTMSTWVPLWMTEQGGHTPIGAGLALVPMLLGWSVGSTLGVKVLVRGGMRASAGAGFVLAACGAGLLALAAAQGWGIGGAFASLAVLGVGLGPAASTSILGPQSRAPWHHRGIVTSSLYATRLLGGSLAVAALSLARGHFATQFAVAALLTATAALGMVLAAPGREGNAVRES, encoded by the coding sequence ATGGATGGAAGCGGGATGACGGTGGAGAGCGAGGTTCGCGTCAACTCGGGAGCGGCGCGGCGGGTGGCCACGGGCGCGGTGCTGCTGGCCCTGGTGGTCAGCGCCTTCGAGGGCACGGTGGTGACGAGCGCCATGCCCGTCATCACCCGGGAGCTGGGCGGCCAGGAGCTCTACTCGTGGGTGTTCTCGGCCTTCCTCTTCGCTTCGACCGTGGGCGTGCTCGTCTCCGGCAAGCTGGCAGACCGGCTGGGGCGCAAGCCGGTGTTCCTGGCGGGGATGGGGCTGTTCCTGGCGGGCTCGGCGCTGTGCGGACTGGCCACTTCGGTGCCCGCGCTGATTGCCTTCCGCGTGGCTCAGGGCCTGGGCGCCGGAGCGCTTCAACCCACGACGCTGACGATCAGCTCGGACCTCTACACCCTGCGCGAGCGCGCGGCGATCCAAGGGCTCTTCACCGGAGCGTGGGGGGCCGCGAATGCGCTCGGACCGCTCATTGGGGGGTGGCTGGTGATGCACACGTCGTGGCGATGGGTGTTCCTGGTGAACCTCCCGGTGGGGCTGCTCGCGGCGGGGCTGCTGCACCTGTCGTACCGGGATCCGCCGAAGCGCGCGCAGGGGCCCATGGGCGCATGGGGGCCGTTGCTGGTGGGCACGTGCGTGGCGTTGCTGCTCTTCGCGCTGGAGCCGGGCTCGGCGGTGGTGGTGCGGGGGCTGTGCGCACTGGGCGCGGTGGCGGTGGGCGTGGGGCTGGTGCGCCAGCAGCGGGTGAGCGCCTCGCCGGTGATTCCGCCGGAGTTGCTGCGGGACCGCACCGTGCTCAGCGGCATCGCAGGAGGCCTGTTCGCCGGAGCGTTGCTCTACACGATGTCCACGTGGGTGCCGCTGTGGATGACGGAGCAGGGCGGGCACACCCCGATTGGAGCGGGCCTGGCATTGGTGCCAATGCTGCTGGGCTGGTCGGTGGGCTCCACCCTGGGGGTGAAGGTGCTGGTGCGCGGAGGCATGCGCGCGAGCGCAGGGGCGGGCTTCGTGCTGGCGGCCTGTGGCGCCGGGTTGCTGGCGCTGGCAGCAGCACAGGGGTGGGGCATCGGAGGGGCTTTCGCCTCGCTGGCCGTGCTGGGGGTGGGGCTGGGGCCCGCGGCGAGCACCTCGATCCTCGGGCCGCAGTCGCGTGCGCCGTGGCACCACCGGGGCATCGTCACCAGCAGCCTCTACGCGACGCGGCTGCTGGGGGGCTCGCTGGCGGTGGCGGCGCTGTCACTGGCCCGAGGCCACTTCGCCACGCAGTTCGCCGTGGCCGCGCTGCTCACCGCCACGGCGGCGCTGGGCATGGTGCTGGCGGCGCCGGGCCGTGAGGGCAACGCCGTTCGGGAGTCCTGA